A genomic region of Oncorhynchus tshawytscha isolate Ot180627B unplaced genomic scaffold, Otsh_v2.0 Un_contig_10255_pilon_pilon, whole genome shotgun sequence contains the following coding sequences:
- the ctnnd1 gene encoding catenin delta-1 isoform X8 has product MEPGQVVQETVTLEEDPHEVPPVISVETSEDGTTRRTETTVKKVVKTTMTRTVIPSVSDNLSLDGGGSMTGVGGYTTPMERVYRQPGPPMDYPTNTVPRNYHYGPPGGYEDYRQGPPSIGETYASLSRGARMDDRYRPADGYRTLDSGYRAISRNQLDPYAAQPQVGRMGSALELSGMPRFVPEPYGLEDDQRSLGYDEADYGMGPAIHYGTVPRNQQAFNHGPPRRTGSYEGTLDGDMSGAGDMYYWGGAPLAQGERGSMASLDSTLRKGPATSWRQPELPEVIAMLNYRLDPVKSNAAAYLQHLTFKNDKVKTDVRRMKGIPSLVSMLDNPKKEVHHAACGALKNISYGRDPDNKIAIKNCDGVPALVRLLRKTRDQDLTDTITGTLWNLSSHDSVKMEIVDHALHALSDEVMVAHSGWERGNEAGGEENLKPRHLEWETSLTNTAGCLRNVSSERSEARRKLRECTGLVDSLMYIVQSQINLKDVDNKLIENSMCLLRNLSYQVHREVPGAERYQEAMSLNQGPAPSTGKTNRFSSRRGKDDWCSKGRNEDGADMIDIPKRTTPAKGYELLFQPEVVRVYTSLLKESKNPTVLEASAGAVQNLCAGRWTYGRYIRALLRQEKGLPMMTELLAHGNDRVVRAMSGALRNLAIDARNRDLLGKHAVPHLVSNLPGGGQSQPVRALSEETVVSVLSTLHEVLGSSLDAAKILRASQGIERLVLINKDGNRSEREVRGAGLILQLVWGYKELRKTLEKDGWKKTDFMVNLNPPNSTQPRVNGGYEDSTLPLIDRGGGDKRDMIPLNDMGPDAYSTLDQRGRKNTLDGTLEPADKDTAQGGLYEERRDSVPLMDSYDEKLIVCITRREQPLPAYCPC; this is encoded by the exons ATGGAGCCTGGTCAAGTCGTCCAGGAGACGGTTACCTTGGAGGAGGACCCGCACGAGGTGCCCCCCGTCATCTCCGTGGAAACCAGCGAAGATGGCACCACGCGCCGCACAGAaactacg gTAAAGAAGGTAGTGAAGACTACCATGACTCGTACAGTCATCCCCTCTGTGTCTGACAACCTCTCCCTGGATGGAGGGGGGTCTATGACAGGTGTAGGGGGTTACACCACCCCCATGGAGCGGGTCTACAGACAGCCAGGTCCTCCCATGGACTACCCCACCAACACCGTGCCCCGAAACTACCACTACGGACCCCCGGGAGGGTACGAGGACTACCGCCAGGGCCCTCCCTCCATAGGGGAGACCTACGCCAGCCTGAGCAGGGGAGCACGCATGGACGACCGCTACAG GCCAGCTGATGGGTACCGGACCCTGGACTCAGGATACAGAGCCATCAGCAGGAACCAGCTGGACCCATACGCAGCACAGCCACAG GTGGGTCGTATGGGCAGTGCGTTGGAGCTGTCTGGGATGCCGAGGTTTGTCCCAGAGCCATACGGTCTGGAGGATGACCAGAGGAGTCTGGGATATGACGAGGCAGACTACGGCATGGGACCAGCCATCCACTACGGAACAGTACCACGCAACCAACAAGCCTTCAACCACGGACCGCCCCGCAGGACAGG gaGCTATGAAGGGACTCTTGACGGAGACATGAGTGGAGCAGGGGACATGTACTACTGGGGAGGTGCACCCCTggcccagggagagaggggtagcaTGGCCTCCTTGGACAG CACCCTGAGGAAAGGCCCCGCCACTTCCTGGAGACAGCCTGAGCTGCCGGAGGTCATCGCCATGCTCAACTACAGACTGGACCCCGTCAAGAGCAACGCTGCCGCATACCTGCAGCACCTCACCTTTAAGAACGACAAg gTGAAGACAGATGTCCGTCGTATGAAAGGTATCCCATCCCTGGTGTCCATGTTAGACAACCCTAAGAAGGAGGTCCACCACGCCGCCTGCGGAGCGCTCAAAAACATCTCTTACGGACGAGACCCTGACAATAAGATCGCCATCAAGAACTGTGATGGAGTACCGGCCCTGGTCAGACTGCTGAGGAAGACCAGAGACCAGGACCTGACcgatactatcacag GCACGCTGTGGAACTTGTCGTCTCACGACTCAGTGAAGATGGAGATCGTTGACCACGCCCTGCACGCCCTCTCAGACGAGGTGATGGTAGCTCACTCGggctgggagagagggaacgaggcaggaggagaggagaacctcAAACCACGACATCTGGAGTGGGAGACGTCCCTCACCAACACAGCTGGCTGCCTGAg GAACGTGAGCTCAGAGCGCAGTGAGGCCAGGAGGAAGCTGAGAGAGTGCACAGGATTGGTCGACTCGCTCATGTACATTGTCCAATCACAGATCAACCTGAAAGACGTGGACAACAAG ctGATAGAGAACAGTATGTGTCTGCTGAGGAATCTGTCCTATCAG GTTCACCGGGAGGTGCCGGGCGCTGAGCGCTACCAGGAAGCCATGTCCCTCAACCAGGGCCCCGCCCCCTCCACTGGAAAGACCAACCGCTTCAGCTCCCGCAGGGGCAaag ATGACTGGTGTTCTAAAG GGAGAAATGAAGACGGAGCAGATATGATTGACATTCCAAAGAGGACTACACCTGCCAAAG GTTATGAGTTGTTGTTCCAGCCAGAGGTGGTGCGTGTCTACACCTCTCTGCTGAAGGAGAGTAAGAACCCCACCGTGCTGGAAGCCTCCGCCGGAGCCGTGCAGAACCTGTGTGCCGGACGCTGGACC tatgggcGGTATATCCGTGCGTTGTTGCGTCAGGAGAAGGGTCTTCCCATGATGACAGAGCTGTTGGCCCATGGCAACGACCGGGTGGTCAGGGCCATGTCTGGAGCTCTGAGGAACCTGGCTATCGACGCTCGCAACAGAGACCTGCTTG GTAAACATGCAGTTCCCCACCTGGTATCCAACCTGCCTGGTGGGGGTCAGAGCCAGCCTGTGAGGGCTCTGTCAGAGGAGACGGTGGTGTCTGTACTGAGCACCCTTCATGAGGTTCTGGGCTCCAGCCTGGACGCTGCCAAGATCCTCAGAGCCTCGCAGGGCATCGAGAGACTGGTGCTCATCAATAAGGACGG GAACCGGTCAGAGCGAGAGGTGCGTGGTGCAGGCCTGATACTCCAGTTAGTTTGGGGCTATAAGGAGTTGAGGAAGACCCTGGAGAAGGATGGCTGGAAGAAGACAGACTTCATGGTGAACCTCAACCCGCCCAACAGCACCCAGCCCCGGGTCAACGGAGGATATGAAGACAGTACGCTGCCGCTCatagacaggg GAGGAGGAGACAAGCGAGACATGATTCCACTAAATGATATGGGACCAG ATGCCTACTCCACACTGGaccagagggggaggaagaacaCTCTGGACGGAACACTGGAGCCTGCTGACAAAGACAcagcacag GGAGGGCTGTATGAGGAGAGGCGGGACTCTGTTCCTCTCATGGACTCTTATGACG AGAAACTGATAGTGTGCATCACTAGAAGAGAGCAGCCTCTACCGGCCTACTGCCCCTGCTGA
- the ctnnd1 gene encoding catenin delta-1 isoform X4 gives MEQCESAASLLASVREQERQFERLTRALEEERRCGGTLPRPPPNLQNGRVSCDADIERLAPNEGYVNGTHYRMEPGQVVQETVTLEEDPHEVPPVISVETSEDGTTRRTETTVKKVVKTTMTRTVIPSVSDNLSLDGGGSMTGVGGYTTPMERVYRQPGPPMDYPTNTVPRNYHYGPPGGYEDYRQGPPSIGETYASLSRGARMDDRYRPADGYRTLDSGYRAISRNQLDPYAAQPQVGRMGSALELSGMPRFVPEPYGLEDDQRSLGYDEADYGMGPAIHYGTVPRNQQAFNHGPPRRTGSYEGTLDGDMSGAGDMYYWGGAPLAQGERGSMASLDSTLRKGPATSWRQPELPEVIAMLNYRLDPVKSNAAAYLQHLTFKNDKVKTDVRRMKGIPSLVSMLDNPKKEVHHAACGALKNISYGRDPDNKIAIKNCDGVPALVRLLRKTRDQDLTDTITGTLWNLSSHDSVKMEIVDHALHALSDEVMVAHSGWERGNEAGGEENLKPRHLEWETSLTNTAGCLRNVSSERSEARRKLRECTGLVDSLMYIVQSQINLKDVDNKLIENSMCLLRNLSYQVHREVPGAERYQEAMSLNQGPAPSTGKTNRFSSRRGKGRNEDGADMIDIPKRTTPAKGYELLFQPEVVRVYTSLLKESKNPTVLEASAGAVQNLCAGRWTYGRYIRALLRQEKGLPMMTELLAHGNDRVVRAMSGALRNLAIDARNRDLLGKHAVPHLVSNLPGGGQSQPVRALSEETVVSVLSTLHEVLGSSLDAAKILRASQGIERLVLINKDGNRSEREVRGAGLILQLVWGYKELRKTLEKDGWKKTDFMVNLNPPNSTQPRVNGGYEDSTLPLIDRGGGDKRDMIPLNDMGPDAYSTLDQRGRKNTLDGTLEPADKDTAQGGLYEERRDSVPLMDSYDEKLIVCITRREQPLPAYCPC, from the exons ATGGAGCAGTGTGAGAGTGCAGCCTCTCTCCTGGCCTCCGTGCGGGAGCAGGAGCGTCAGTTTGAGCGTCTGACTCGCgctctggaggaggagagaaggtgcGGAGGCACCCTCCCACGCCCTCCCCCCAATCTACAG AATGGGCGTGTTTCTTGTGATGCGGACATAGAGAGGCTCGCACCGAACGAGGGATACGTCAACGGGACACAT TACAGGATGGAGCCTGGTCAAGTCGTCCAGGAGACGGTTACCTTGGAGGAGGACCCGCACGAGGTGCCCCCCGTCATCTCCGTGGAAACCAGCGAAGATGGCACCACGCGCCGCACAGAaactacg gTAAAGAAGGTAGTGAAGACTACCATGACTCGTACAGTCATCCCCTCTGTGTCTGACAACCTCTCCCTGGATGGAGGGGGGTCTATGACAGGTGTAGGGGGTTACACCACCCCCATGGAGCGGGTCTACAGACAGCCAGGTCCTCCCATGGACTACCCCACCAACACCGTGCCCCGAAACTACCACTACGGACCCCCGGGAGGGTACGAGGACTACCGCCAGGGCCCTCCCTCCATAGGGGAGACCTACGCCAGCCTGAGCAGGGGAGCACGCATGGACGACCGCTACAG GCCAGCTGATGGGTACCGGACCCTGGACTCAGGATACAGAGCCATCAGCAGGAACCAGCTGGACCCATACGCAGCACAGCCACAG GTGGGTCGTATGGGCAGTGCGTTGGAGCTGTCTGGGATGCCGAGGTTTGTCCCAGAGCCATACGGTCTGGAGGATGACCAGAGGAGTCTGGGATATGACGAGGCAGACTACGGCATGGGACCAGCCATCCACTACGGAACAGTACCACGCAACCAACAAGCCTTCAACCACGGACCGCCCCGCAGGACAGG gaGCTATGAAGGGACTCTTGACGGAGACATGAGTGGAGCAGGGGACATGTACTACTGGGGAGGTGCACCCCTggcccagggagagaggggtagcaTGGCCTCCTTGGACAG CACCCTGAGGAAAGGCCCCGCCACTTCCTGGAGACAGCCTGAGCTGCCGGAGGTCATCGCCATGCTCAACTACAGACTGGACCCCGTCAAGAGCAACGCTGCCGCATACCTGCAGCACCTCACCTTTAAGAACGACAAg gTGAAGACAGATGTCCGTCGTATGAAAGGTATCCCATCCCTGGTGTCCATGTTAGACAACCCTAAGAAGGAGGTCCACCACGCCGCCTGCGGAGCGCTCAAAAACATCTCTTACGGACGAGACCCTGACAATAAGATCGCCATCAAGAACTGTGATGGAGTACCGGCCCTGGTCAGACTGCTGAGGAAGACCAGAGACCAGGACCTGACcgatactatcacag GCACGCTGTGGAACTTGTCGTCTCACGACTCAGTGAAGATGGAGATCGTTGACCACGCCCTGCACGCCCTCTCAGACGAGGTGATGGTAGCTCACTCGggctgggagagagggaacgaggcaggaggagaggagaacctcAAACCACGACATCTGGAGTGGGAGACGTCCCTCACCAACACAGCTGGCTGCCTGAg GAACGTGAGCTCAGAGCGCAGTGAGGCCAGGAGGAAGCTGAGAGAGTGCACAGGATTGGTCGACTCGCTCATGTACATTGTCCAATCACAGATCAACCTGAAAGACGTGGACAACAAG ctGATAGAGAACAGTATGTGTCTGCTGAGGAATCTGTCCTATCAG GTTCACCGGGAGGTGCCGGGCGCTGAGCGCTACCAGGAAGCCATGTCCCTCAACCAGGGCCCCGCCCCCTCCACTGGAAAGACCAACCGCTTCAGCTCCCGCAGGGGCAaag GGAGAAATGAAGACGGAGCAGATATGATTGACATTCCAAAGAGGACTACACCTGCCAAAG GTTATGAGTTGTTGTTCCAGCCAGAGGTGGTGCGTGTCTACACCTCTCTGCTGAAGGAGAGTAAGAACCCCACCGTGCTGGAAGCCTCCGCCGGAGCCGTGCAGAACCTGTGTGCCGGACGCTGGACC tatgggcGGTATATCCGTGCGTTGTTGCGTCAGGAGAAGGGTCTTCCCATGATGACAGAGCTGTTGGCCCATGGCAACGACCGGGTGGTCAGGGCCATGTCTGGAGCTCTGAGGAACCTGGCTATCGACGCTCGCAACAGAGACCTGCTTG GTAAACATGCAGTTCCCCACCTGGTATCCAACCTGCCTGGTGGGGGTCAGAGCCAGCCTGTGAGGGCTCTGTCAGAGGAGACGGTGGTGTCTGTACTGAGCACCCTTCATGAGGTTCTGGGCTCCAGCCTGGACGCTGCCAAGATCCTCAGAGCCTCGCAGGGCATCGAGAGACTGGTGCTCATCAATAAGGACGG GAACCGGTCAGAGCGAGAGGTGCGTGGTGCAGGCCTGATACTCCAGTTAGTTTGGGGCTATAAGGAGTTGAGGAAGACCCTGGAGAAGGATGGCTGGAAGAAGACAGACTTCATGGTGAACCTCAACCCGCCCAACAGCACCCAGCCCCGGGTCAACGGAGGATATGAAGACAGTACGCTGCCGCTCatagacaggg GAGGAGGAGACAAGCGAGACATGATTCCACTAAATGATATGGGACCAG ATGCCTACTCCACACTGGaccagagggggaggaagaacaCTCTGGACGGAACACTGGAGCCTGCTGACAAAGACAcagcacag GGAGGGCTGTATGAGGAGAGGCGGGACTCTGTTCCTCTCATGGACTCTTATGACG AGAAACTGATAGTGTGCATCACTAGAAGAGAGCAGCCTCTACCGGCCTACTGCCCCTGCTGA
- the ctnnd1 gene encoding catenin delta-1 isoform X1 yields the protein MEQCESAASLLASVREQERQFERLTRALEEERRCGGTLPRPPPNLQNGRVSCDADIERLAPNEGYVNGTHVSCYRMEPGQVVQETVTLEEDPHEVPPVISVETSEDGTTRRTETTVKKVVKTTMTRTVIPSVSDNLSLDGGGSMTGVGGYTTPMERVYRQPGPPMDYPTNTVPRNYHYGPPGGYEDYRQGPPSIGETYASLSRGARMDDRYRPADGYRTLDSGYRAISRNQLDPYAAQPQVGRMGSALELSGMPRFVPEPYGLEDDQRSLGYDEADYGMGPAIHYGTVPRNQQAFNHGPPRRTGSYEGTLDGDMSGAGDMYYWGGAPLAQGERGSMASLDSTLRKGPATSWRQPELPEVIAMLNYRLDPVKSNAAAYLQHLTFKNDKVKTDVRRMKGIPSLVSMLDNPKKEVHHAACGALKNISYGRDPDNKIAIKNCDGVPALVRLLRKTRDQDLTDTITGTLWNLSSHDSVKMEIVDHALHALSDEVMVAHSGWERGNEAGGEENLKPRHLEWETSLTNTAGCLRNVSSERSEARRKLRECTGLVDSLMYIVQSQINLKDVDNKLIENSMCLLRNLSYQVHREVPGAERYQEAMSLNQGPAPSTGKTNRFSSRRGKDDWCSKGRNEDGADMIDIPKRTTPAKGYELLFQPEVVRVYTSLLKESKNPTVLEASAGAVQNLCAGRWTYGRYIRALLRQEKGLPMMTELLAHGNDRVVRAMSGALRNLAIDARNRDLLGKHAVPHLVSNLPGGGQSQPVRALSEETVVSVLSTLHEVLGSSLDAAKILRASQGIERLVLINKDGNRSEREVRGAGLILQLVWGYKELRKTLEKDGWKKTDFMVNLNPPNSTQPRVNGGYEDSTLPLIDRGGGDKRDMIPLNDMGPDAYSTLDQRGRKNTLDGTLEPADKDTAQGGLYEERRDSVPLMDSYDEKLIVCITRREQPLPAYCPC from the exons ATGGAGCAGTGTGAGAGTGCAGCCTCTCTCCTGGCCTCCGTGCGGGAGCAGGAGCGTCAGTTTGAGCGTCTGACTCGCgctctggaggaggagagaaggtgcGGAGGCACCCTCCCACGCCCTCCCCCCAATCTACAG AATGGGCGTGTTTCTTGTGATGCGGACATAGAGAGGCTCGCACCGAACGAGGGATACGTCAACGGGACACATGTAAGCTGT TACAGGATGGAGCCTGGTCAAGTCGTCCAGGAGACGGTTACCTTGGAGGAGGACCCGCACGAGGTGCCCCCCGTCATCTCCGTGGAAACCAGCGAAGATGGCACCACGCGCCGCACAGAaactacg gTAAAGAAGGTAGTGAAGACTACCATGACTCGTACAGTCATCCCCTCTGTGTCTGACAACCTCTCCCTGGATGGAGGGGGGTCTATGACAGGTGTAGGGGGTTACACCACCCCCATGGAGCGGGTCTACAGACAGCCAGGTCCTCCCATGGACTACCCCACCAACACCGTGCCCCGAAACTACCACTACGGACCCCCGGGAGGGTACGAGGACTACCGCCAGGGCCCTCCCTCCATAGGGGAGACCTACGCCAGCCTGAGCAGGGGAGCACGCATGGACGACCGCTACAG GCCAGCTGATGGGTACCGGACCCTGGACTCAGGATACAGAGCCATCAGCAGGAACCAGCTGGACCCATACGCAGCACAGCCACAG GTGGGTCGTATGGGCAGTGCGTTGGAGCTGTCTGGGATGCCGAGGTTTGTCCCAGAGCCATACGGTCTGGAGGATGACCAGAGGAGTCTGGGATATGACGAGGCAGACTACGGCATGGGACCAGCCATCCACTACGGAACAGTACCACGCAACCAACAAGCCTTCAACCACGGACCGCCCCGCAGGACAGG gaGCTATGAAGGGACTCTTGACGGAGACATGAGTGGAGCAGGGGACATGTACTACTGGGGAGGTGCACCCCTggcccagggagagaggggtagcaTGGCCTCCTTGGACAG CACCCTGAGGAAAGGCCCCGCCACTTCCTGGAGACAGCCTGAGCTGCCGGAGGTCATCGCCATGCTCAACTACAGACTGGACCCCGTCAAGAGCAACGCTGCCGCATACCTGCAGCACCTCACCTTTAAGAACGACAAg gTGAAGACAGATGTCCGTCGTATGAAAGGTATCCCATCCCTGGTGTCCATGTTAGACAACCCTAAGAAGGAGGTCCACCACGCCGCCTGCGGAGCGCTCAAAAACATCTCTTACGGACGAGACCCTGACAATAAGATCGCCATCAAGAACTGTGATGGAGTACCGGCCCTGGTCAGACTGCTGAGGAAGACCAGAGACCAGGACCTGACcgatactatcacag GCACGCTGTGGAACTTGTCGTCTCACGACTCAGTGAAGATGGAGATCGTTGACCACGCCCTGCACGCCCTCTCAGACGAGGTGATGGTAGCTCACTCGggctgggagagagggaacgaggcaggaggagaggagaacctcAAACCACGACATCTGGAGTGGGAGACGTCCCTCACCAACACAGCTGGCTGCCTGAg GAACGTGAGCTCAGAGCGCAGTGAGGCCAGGAGGAAGCTGAGAGAGTGCACAGGATTGGTCGACTCGCTCATGTACATTGTCCAATCACAGATCAACCTGAAAGACGTGGACAACAAG ctGATAGAGAACAGTATGTGTCTGCTGAGGAATCTGTCCTATCAG GTTCACCGGGAGGTGCCGGGCGCTGAGCGCTACCAGGAAGCCATGTCCCTCAACCAGGGCCCCGCCCCCTCCACTGGAAAGACCAACCGCTTCAGCTCCCGCAGGGGCAaag ATGACTGGTGTTCTAAAG GGAGAAATGAAGACGGAGCAGATATGATTGACATTCCAAAGAGGACTACACCTGCCAAAG GTTATGAGTTGTTGTTCCAGCCAGAGGTGGTGCGTGTCTACACCTCTCTGCTGAAGGAGAGTAAGAACCCCACCGTGCTGGAAGCCTCCGCCGGAGCCGTGCAGAACCTGTGTGCCGGACGCTGGACC tatgggcGGTATATCCGTGCGTTGTTGCGTCAGGAGAAGGGTCTTCCCATGATGACAGAGCTGTTGGCCCATGGCAACGACCGGGTGGTCAGGGCCATGTCTGGAGCTCTGAGGAACCTGGCTATCGACGCTCGCAACAGAGACCTGCTTG GTAAACATGCAGTTCCCCACCTGGTATCCAACCTGCCTGGTGGGGGTCAGAGCCAGCCTGTGAGGGCTCTGTCAGAGGAGACGGTGGTGTCTGTACTGAGCACCCTTCATGAGGTTCTGGGCTCCAGCCTGGACGCTGCCAAGATCCTCAGAGCCTCGCAGGGCATCGAGAGACTGGTGCTCATCAATAAGGACGG GAACCGGTCAGAGCGAGAGGTGCGTGGTGCAGGCCTGATACTCCAGTTAGTTTGGGGCTATAAGGAGTTGAGGAAGACCCTGGAGAAGGATGGCTGGAAGAAGACAGACTTCATGGTGAACCTCAACCCGCCCAACAGCACCCAGCCCCGGGTCAACGGAGGATATGAAGACAGTACGCTGCCGCTCatagacaggg GAGGAGGAGACAAGCGAGACATGATTCCACTAAATGATATGGGACCAG ATGCCTACTCCACACTGGaccagagggggaggaagaacaCTCTGGACGGAACACTGGAGCCTGCTGACAAAGACAcagcacag GGAGGGCTGTATGAGGAGAGGCGGGACTCTGTTCCTCTCATGGACTCTTATGACG AGAAACTGATAGTGTGCATCACTAGAAGAGAGCAGCCTCTACCGGCCTACTGCCCCTGCTGA
- the ctnnd1 gene encoding catenin delta-1 isoform X7, producing MMEPGQVVQETVTLEEDPHEVPPVISVETSEDGTTRRTETTVKKVVKTTMTRTVIPSVSDNLSLDGGGSMTGVGGYTTPMERVYRQPGPPMDYPTNTVPRNYHYGPPGGYEDYRQGPPSIGETYASLSRGARMDDRYRPADGYRTLDSGYRAISRNQLDPYAAQPQVGRMGSALELSGMPRFVPEPYGLEDDQRSLGYDEADYGMGPAIHYGTVPRNQQAFNHGPPRRTGSYEGTLDGDMSGAGDMYYWGGAPLAQGERGSMASLDSTLRKGPATSWRQPELPEVIAMLNYRLDPVKSNAAAYLQHLTFKNDKVKTDVRRMKGIPSLVSMLDNPKKEVHHAACGALKNISYGRDPDNKIAIKNCDGVPALVRLLRKTRDQDLTDTITGTLWNLSSHDSVKMEIVDHALHALSDEVMVAHSGWERGNEAGGEENLKPRHLEWETSLTNTAGCLRNVSSERSEARRKLRECTGLVDSLMYIVQSQINLKDVDNKLIENSMCLLRNLSYQVHREVPGAERYQEAMSLNQGPAPSTGKTNRFSSRRGKDDWCSKGRNEDGADMIDIPKRTTPAKGYELLFQPEVVRVYTSLLKESKNPTVLEASAGAVQNLCAGRWTYGRYIRALLRQEKGLPMMTELLAHGNDRVVRAMSGALRNLAIDARNRDLLGKHAVPHLVSNLPGGGQSQPVRALSEETVVSVLSTLHEVLGSSLDAAKILRASQGIERLVLINKDGNRSEREVRGAGLILQLVWGYKELRKTLEKDGWKKTDFMVNLNPPNSTQPRVNGGYEDSTLPLIDRGGGDKRDMIPLNDMGPDAYSTLDQRGRKNTLDGTLEPADKDTAQGGLYEERRDSVPLMDSYDEKLIVCITRREQPLPAYCPC from the exons AT GATGGAGCCTGGTCAAGTCGTCCAGGAGACGGTTACCTTGGAGGAGGACCCGCACGAGGTGCCCCCCGTCATCTCCGTGGAAACCAGCGAAGATGGCACCACGCGCCGCACAGAaactacg gTAAAGAAGGTAGTGAAGACTACCATGACTCGTACAGTCATCCCCTCTGTGTCTGACAACCTCTCCCTGGATGGAGGGGGGTCTATGACAGGTGTAGGGGGTTACACCACCCCCATGGAGCGGGTCTACAGACAGCCAGGTCCTCCCATGGACTACCCCACCAACACCGTGCCCCGAAACTACCACTACGGACCCCCGGGAGGGTACGAGGACTACCGCCAGGGCCCTCCCTCCATAGGGGAGACCTACGCCAGCCTGAGCAGGGGAGCACGCATGGACGACCGCTACAG GCCAGCTGATGGGTACCGGACCCTGGACTCAGGATACAGAGCCATCAGCAGGAACCAGCTGGACCCATACGCAGCACAGCCACAG GTGGGTCGTATGGGCAGTGCGTTGGAGCTGTCTGGGATGCCGAGGTTTGTCCCAGAGCCATACGGTCTGGAGGATGACCAGAGGAGTCTGGGATATGACGAGGCAGACTACGGCATGGGACCAGCCATCCACTACGGAACAGTACCACGCAACCAACAAGCCTTCAACCACGGACCGCCCCGCAGGACAGG gaGCTATGAAGGGACTCTTGACGGAGACATGAGTGGAGCAGGGGACATGTACTACTGGGGAGGTGCACCCCTggcccagggagagaggggtagcaTGGCCTCCTTGGACAG CACCCTGAGGAAAGGCCCCGCCACTTCCTGGAGACAGCCTGAGCTGCCGGAGGTCATCGCCATGCTCAACTACAGACTGGACCCCGTCAAGAGCAACGCTGCCGCATACCTGCAGCACCTCACCTTTAAGAACGACAAg gTGAAGACAGATGTCCGTCGTATGAAAGGTATCCCATCCCTGGTGTCCATGTTAGACAACCCTAAGAAGGAGGTCCACCACGCCGCCTGCGGAGCGCTCAAAAACATCTCTTACGGACGAGACCCTGACAATAAGATCGCCATCAAGAACTGTGATGGAGTACCGGCCCTGGTCAGACTGCTGAGGAAGACCAGAGACCAGGACCTGACcgatactatcacag GCACGCTGTGGAACTTGTCGTCTCACGACTCAGTGAAGATGGAGATCGTTGACCACGCCCTGCACGCCCTCTCAGACGAGGTGATGGTAGCTCACTCGggctgggagagagggaacgaggcaggaggagaggagaacctcAAACCACGACATCTGGAGTGGGAGACGTCCCTCACCAACACAGCTGGCTGCCTGAg GAACGTGAGCTCAGAGCGCAGTGAGGCCAGGAGGAAGCTGAGAGAGTGCACAGGATTGGTCGACTCGCTCATGTACATTGTCCAATCACAGATCAACCTGAAAGACGTGGACAACAAG ctGATAGAGAACAGTATGTGTCTGCTGAGGAATCTGTCCTATCAG GTTCACCGGGAGGTGCCGGGCGCTGAGCGCTACCAGGAAGCCATGTCCCTCAACCAGGGCCCCGCCCCCTCCACTGGAAAGACCAACCGCTTCAGCTCCCGCAGGGGCAaag ATGACTGGTGTTCTAAAG GGAGAAATGAAGACGGAGCAGATATGATTGACATTCCAAAGAGGACTACACCTGCCAAAG GTTATGAGTTGTTGTTCCAGCCAGAGGTGGTGCGTGTCTACACCTCTCTGCTGAAGGAGAGTAAGAACCCCACCGTGCTGGAAGCCTCCGCCGGAGCCGTGCAGAACCTGTGTGCCGGACGCTGGACC tatgggcGGTATATCCGTGCGTTGTTGCGTCAGGAGAAGGGTCTTCCCATGATGACAGAGCTGTTGGCCCATGGCAACGACCGGGTGGTCAGGGCCATGTCTGGAGCTCTGAGGAACCTGGCTATCGACGCTCGCAACAGAGACCTGCTTG GTAAACATGCAGTTCCCCACCTGGTATCCAACCTGCCTGGTGGGGGTCAGAGCCAGCCTGTGAGGGCTCTGTCAGAGGAGACGGTGGTGTCTGTACTGAGCACCCTTCATGAGGTTCTGGGCTCCAGCCTGGACGCTGCCAAGATCCTCAGAGCCTCGCAGGGCATCGAGAGACTGGTGCTCATCAATAAGGACGG GAACCGGTCAGAGCGAGAGGTGCGTGGTGCAGGCCTGATACTCCAGTTAGTTTGGGGCTATAAGGAGTTGAGGAAGACCCTGGAGAAGGATGGCTGGAAGAAGACAGACTTCATGGTGAACCTCAACCCGCCCAACAGCACCCAGCCCCGGGTCAACGGAGGATATGAAGACAGTACGCTGCCGCTCatagacaggg GAGGAGGAGACAAGCGAGACATGATTCCACTAAATGATATGGGACCAG ATGCCTACTCCACACTGGaccagagggggaggaagaacaCTCTGGACGGAACACTGGAGCCTGCTGACAAAGACAcagcacag GGAGGGCTGTATGAGGAGAGGCGGGACTCTGTTCCTCTCATGGACTCTTATGACG AGAAACTGATAGTGTGCATCACTAGAAGAGAGCAGCCTCTACCGGCCTACTGCCCCTGCTGA